The sequence below is a genomic window from candidate division WOR-3 bacterium.
CCGTTGGCGTCCCAGTTTTTTTCGTAGGGCACTATATCTGAAAAATAGAGGTCCGAAGGCATGTCGGTAGAGATCTGGAAAAACGCGACTTCAGAGTGAATAAACCTTGCCCCCAAATTATCCTGATCTCCGGCCAAAACCAGATATATGAGTCCGTGATTCTGATGGTAATCTCTTACGAAATTTCTGATTCTTTCCATGTTGTCGTAGCCCTGGTAATGGCTGTAAATCCACTGGGCGCTGAAAACTTTTGCAGGGATTCCCTTTTGGTTTTTCCATCGGACAAGTGGCTCAAAATACTGTGCCAGTTCTTCCGGAGCGACAATTACATATTCGATATCGCCGTCTCTCGATTCCTTTTCAAGCGGAGCGTTAAAACCGACTTCCTGCGCGTTGAGGACGAGTCCCGCGACGTCCCAGGAATAGACTTCTATTTGACCTTCGGTAAGAAAAACCGGATAAGACAATCCCTCGGCGTAATCGATGACAAGAGATGCTTTCATGAGAAACTGTAGTTCGCCGGTGACCGGGTTGTAGCGGAAAGGTGTGTAGACGACTCCGGCTATTTGAAATCCCGATTTATTGCCCGTGTTGAAAGAGGTTACAGGATCAGCAGGATAAAAATTGTTTTGACCGTATATCGTATTGTTTTTTATGGTCGGTAAAGGATTGATTCCTATTGGAACATCGGGTTGTCTGGGAAAAATACTGAATATTCCCAGCGACACCCATTCCTGATCGGTCATTTCAACCGAGACAACAGAAGCAGTCAAAGGAATGCTGAATCTTAAAACTTTGCCCGGCAGGTCAGGAGCTCCAGGAGGACAAACCGGGTGTCCGGAATAATTTACAACGTCTCCGCCGGCAAAAGACAACACTTCCGGAAATTCGCTCTGATGGTGAACGGGCCACATTATCTGGCCGGAAAACAATTGCAGAGCTCCCAGTAACAGACCCAGCAAAACCATAATTGCTTTCATCTTCCCCTCCCGTTTGAAGTTACAATCCATACATTTTATATCAGAATGTGTAAATATGGTAGGTTTATTGAGAGTATTGATTTGAAAAGACTTCTTCACTGATAATGATGCCGTCTATCCGGAAGCGGCTGTTAAAATTCATTTTATTATGTAAAAAATATTTGTCATACTATCAAATATATCTTACAATGTGTTGAACATTCAAATTCCGGAGGGATTAATTGACAAGAAAAGAAAAAGAAAAAATATTCAAGAGAGATCATATATTGGATTCGGCGGAAGAGATACTGAAAAATGATGGCTTGAAAAATCTGTCCATGGAAAGAATTGCGGTTTCGTCGGAATTCACCCGTCAGACAATCTACGCTTATTTTAAAAACAGGGAAGAACTTCTGCTGATTTTATTTCTGAAAGAGAGCCTTGTGAGATGGAAATACTTGGAAAAAGCGACCGCCGGACACGACAGAGGGATAAAGAAACTGGAAATATTCGGAAACTCTTATTACAACTATTATAAAAAAAAACCGAATTATCTTGAACTTGCCTTGTACTACGACAATTACGGGATCCCTTTAAAATTGCTGAGAAAGTCCATTTTCAATGAGTTTTACGAACCGAACACGAGCGCCAGAACATTTTTTCGCGACATTTTCATAAAAGGTCAGGAAGAGGGTTCTATACGAAAGGACATCGATGTTGAATGCTCAATGGGTTATTTCTGCATTGCTCTGCGGGCGGTATTAAAAGAGGTTATCTGCCTGAAATACATGAAAAAAGAATCCTTCTTCGAATTTATGAAAATCATGATAGACGGTTTTACAGCGCGAACTGTCGATCGAGAAGCAGGCCTGAAAAACATCCGGAAAGCCGGTATCAAAAATACGTAAGGCAGACAAAAAGAGAGAGTAGATAAAATTATTACTGTCAGCAGGAGAAAGACTTATTCGGCGTACGGGGGCAGAAGATCATCCGGAATTCTCAAAGAATCGGTTTTCTTTTCGTGTTTGGTTTTAGTCCAGACGCCCTTATACTCCCAGTAATAAATACATCCGTCGTCGCTGTTGTAGAGCCATGCTCTGTCGGAGTCGTCCCAAGTCCAGTAGACATTGAATCTTGCAGGGAATCCTTCTTCGTCGGTGTATAATAATTCTCCTTCTGAATCGGATATCGTCACTTTCCAGTAGTTGCTATAGCCGCCTCTTTCTTCTCTGACTGCAGGTACAGTCAGAACATAATTATAAATATTCCTGTGAAATCTCTTAGTCAAGCATATATTCACAAAATTAGTGAAAACAAGGGTTTAAACCATAAACAGCCAAATAAATGTATAAAATGGAATCATTAATTCCATTTATTATATATAAAACGGATTTGACAATTCCAAAATTATCATATAATATGGAGTTATGTATAACAGAATAATAAATTATCCTAAAAACAGCAGTTTCTTTATTTTTGGGCCACGAGGAACAGGAAAGACTACATGGGTTAAAAACGAATTCCCCGGAGCTTTATACCTGGACCTTCTTGAATCCGAAAAATATATAAACTTGTCCGCAAATCCACAAAGAATTGAACAATTTATACCTAAAATGTTTAGGGAATGGATAATTGTCGATGAGATCCAGAGAATACCCGAATTGCTCAATGAAGTTCACAGATTAATTGAAAATAGCGGATATAAATTCATTTTGACGGGATCGAGCCCTCGAAAACTTAGAAAGAAAGGTACGAATTTGTTGGCAGGCAGGGCAATTAAACTTAACATGCACCCTTTGAGTGCGGAAGAGTTGAAAGAAGATTTTAATATCGAAAAATCCTTAAAATACGGAAATCTTCCTTCTGTGTATAAAGGGGGAGAACCTGAGAAATACCTTCAAAGTTATGTTGGGACATACCTTGAAGAGGAGATTAAACAGGAAGGTTTGACGAGAAATATGAGAGCTTTCACCCGTTTTCTGGAAGCGGCGAGTTTTTCTCAGTGCTCCGTATTAAACATGTCTGAGGTTGCGAGAGAAAGCTCCGTCGAAAGAAAAGTTGTGGAAAACTATTTCAACATAATTGAGGATTTGCTTATATCTCAAAGAATACCTGTTTTTAAGAAAAGAGCAAAAAGACAAGTTTATAATCATCCGAAATTCTTCTTGTTTGATACCGGCGTATATCGTGCTGTGAGGCCATCGGGACCGCTTGACAGCCCTGAGGAAATTGAAGGATCTGCGCTCGAAACACTGTTATTTCAGGAATTGACGGCAGTAAATGAAAATCACGGATTGGGTTATGATTTGTATTTCTGGAACACTTCCAACAGACACGAAGTAGATTTTGTTTTATACGGTAAAAGGGGAATTAAAGCTTTTGAGATTAAAAGGACCAGAAGATTGACGCCTGATTGTATTAAAAACTTAAAAATATTTTTAAAGGATTATCCGGGATCAAAAGCATATTTAATCTATGGCGGTACCGAATATCTGCGGGAAGATAAAATTGAGATTTTACCCTTGGAAAAAACCTTCAGAAACTTGTTGTCTATCCTCGAGAGTTGAAGCTCTTTTTAGCTTATGCTTCAAAATCCATTCACCATAAAACGAGGGAGAATCTTTTGTCCTATCCTGTTTTTATCTTTTCCTTCCAAGAGTTTCATTTATGGCTTTTTCGAGTTCTTGCGGTTCGTCGGTTCCTATTCGAAAAGTTTGTCCTGTGTTGATTTTTATCTCCACCGCGTCGGTTCCGGATACGGAAAACAGGAGTCCCGAAGGTGTGTTCTGTATACCGAAACCGTAATACCATGGATTTTCTACAATCCTGCAGGACACTATGTCTTTGAGGGGGAATTTTTTTCTCACAACACCTAATCCGAACCATATCTTGACAAATTCGTCGTCGACGTACGTCGTCATTGATACAAAAAGACCGAGTATGATGTTAAATAACATCAGTACGATGATTGAAAAGAGATTAAATCCGAATATATACATGTGGAGAGCGACAAGGATAATAGGCAATGACAGGGCTGCGATTATCAAATATCCGATCTGAGTGTGCCTGTAATGTTCGTTCATAATTGTAATTTATCACAATCCGGTCTGATAGTTAATTGAGATGTTTTTTGTATTCAATTTACTTTCTTTTTAAGTCTCTTTAATAATTTTCGTGAGGACCTGTCATTAGCAGTTACAGGACATCTTCTGACATTCAATAGGCCATAAGATATGATTTTTGTTCGACTTTAAATTTTTTTATAAACACCTTTCAGATCGCCGTTCTTTTTCTCGCTGATTGTTTTTATGACACCAAATCTTTAAAAATCCTGTCTAAAATATGTTTATCAATTTTTTTGATTTGAATTAAGGATATAAATCTGAACAACATTTCAAAACTGCAAACAGTGCAATGATTTTAATTTGAAACAGTATTATCCAGATAAGATAATATCTTTGTAAGATAAAAGTTAATTAGCCATATGCTGTCTGCGAAGAATTGTCGCGTCTTTTGCAGGCGTTACTCCAAACAAGCGTTTGTATTCCCTGTTAAACTGAGAAGAGCTTTCGTATCCCACCTGCATTGCGGCTATGTTGGCATTTAGCCCATCCCTGATCATAAGGGTTCGTGCTCCGTGCAGGCGGACATTTTTTATGTACTGCAGAGGAGATATATCCGTCACCGCCTTGAAGCTTTTGTGAAAAGTAGAACTGCTCATTCCTAACTCTTTTGCCAGTTTTTTAATATCAAAATCATTGCTGTACGACTCATGGATTTTCTGCAGTACCTTTGCTATTTGAAAAAACCGCCTGTTGCGGTGAGCAATGGCCTGAAGAATCTCTCCTTTTTCGCCCTGCAGCACCCGATAGATTATTTCTCTTTTAATCATCGGCGCCAGCGTTTTTCTGTCCAGAGGATCAGCGATTGCCTGCAAAAGTCTTATGGTAGCGTCAAAAAGGGCCTCACTCATTGGAGCGCTGTATATGCCCTTTGGCAGAGATCGGGTTTCTTTCTGGATATCCTCCATATCCAACAAGATCTCTCCGACTTCTATCGGGTCAATTATAATTGTCAGACCCAGTATCGGCTTGCCCGGCTCGGTTTTTCCCTGGCATTCAGCCGGCAGTGGAACAGGAAGAACAAGATAATGAGAAGAGTCATAAGTATAAACGTCATTTCCAAGGTAGACCTGTTTTACTCCCTGGCCCAATATGATTATCTCGGAATTATAAGCGTAAGGTGTTCGGGGAAAAGAATGTTCAATTCTAAATAGTTGGATCCCCTTTATTGAAGTAGCGAGAACAGTTTCGTCAGGCATAATGCCTGTAAAAAGTTCAATTAATTTTTTCTGATTTTCATTCATCGTTTGTTGCCAATTATGCTGAATTTAACAGTAGTGTATTATAAAAACCCCAATATTACAACAATTTATTGGAAAATATACAGGATTAGGCAATAATTAACAAGTTCAGGTATTGCGAAGGATTAATTTATCATTTAAATTAAATCCATCATCGAACAACGTAGGAGGTCTTCAATGATGGAAATATCAAAATCGACACGCAACAGAATGGGAATGCCTGTAGCGGGATTTGGTACCTATCAGCTTTCAGTTGACGGGGCAGAATTCTGTGTAAAAGAGGCGCTTAAAGCCGGATTCAGACATATTGATTCGGCCGAGGGCTACAATAATGAAGAGGGCACCGGTAAAGGGATAAAAGCGGCCGGTGTTTCAAGGGGCGACATTTTTGTAACCACCAAACTTTTTCCCGGATACAAACAGTGGGGTGCGCCTGAAAAGACATATAAACAGACCATTGAAACGCTGAAAAATCAGCTCAAACAGCTCCGGCTCGATTATGTTGATCTATACCTTATACATGCTCCGCTATCGGAACTCAGGCTGGAACAGTGGAACGCTTTAGCTGAGCTGAAAAAATCAGGTCTTACCAGGCATATCGGAGTGTCAAACTACAATGAAGAGAGAATAAAAGAGATTCTGGATGCAGGCCTTTCCAAACCCGAAGCCAACCAGGTTGAATTTCATCCGCTTTGCGCCAGGATTGATTTGACAATATACATGAAGAAGAATTCAATCGAGCCGATTGCATATAGCTCGCTTGCTCCCCTTTCAACCTGGCGGGCCGAAGAAGGACAGGGCGGGGAAGTTCTCGCTCAGATAAAAGAAGAATGCCAGTCGGTCGCTAAAGAAATCGCAGCAAAACTCAAGGTATCGGAAGCCAAATTGTTATTGAGGTGGGGATTGCAGCACGGATACTGTATATTGACGAGAAGCAGTAAGCCAGAGCGAATCCGTGAAAATTTGAATTTATTTGATTTCCAGATTCCTGACAGCGACATGGAGCGTTTGAATGGTCTGGATCGGAATCAGGCGTTCGCCTGGGCGGCCAATGGTCTTGATCCGATGGAAGCCGCTCCTCCCCTCAAATGAGTTTTTAACAAATAGGAGAGAAAATATGAAAGTTCTGGCAATCGCCAGGGTTGATCCTCAGACAACTCCTGAGAAAATAATGCCTTATCTTGAAGCGGAAGTGAAGCACGCCTGGAATCTGTACAAAGAAGGAACATTGCGGGAAATGTACAATTGGCAGAATCGCCGTCTGGGCGTAGTGTTTGTTCTTGAATGCATAAGTACCGAGGAAGCCCGGAAAATCCTTGATGAATTGCCTTTTGTACGTGAGAAATTAATAGACTTTGAAATTATTCCACTTGAACCATTTTCTTACTTTGAAACGCTTTACAGAGACTATAAAAAGCCGCAACAATTATAGCGGTCAGCTTTTTATAAGGAGGAATTAATGAAATATGTCAATCTCGGTTCACAAGGTCTTCGTGTTCCTGCTATCGGTTTGGGCTGTATGGGAATGTCTGAATTTTACGGCTCCACATCAGAAGTACAAAATCTTCACGTTCTCGACAGGGCTGCAGAAATCGGGTGCACGTTCTGGGATACGTCGGATATGTACGGTCCGTTTACTAATGAAATCCTACTGTCAAAAGCACTCAAGGGGCGACGCGATAAAATCATACTGTCGACCAAATTCGGAGTTTCCAGAGGCAAAGACGGCAGTTGCCAAGGTGTTATAGGAAGCGCGGATTATGTAAAAACTTGTTGCGACGCCTCGCTGAAACGTTTGGATACGGATTACATCGATCTCTACTATCAGCATCGCGTGGATCCCGATACGCCGATCGAAGAAACGA
It includes:
- a CDS encoding TetR/AcrR family transcriptional regulator gives rise to the protein MTRKEKEKIFKRDHILDSAEEILKNDGLKNLSMERIAVSSEFTRQTIYAYFKNREELLLILFLKESLVRWKYLEKATAGHDRGIKKLEIFGNSYYNYYKKKPNYLELALYYDNYGIPLKLLRKSIFNEFYEPNTSARTFFRDIFIKGQEEGSIRKDIDVECSMGYFCIALRAVLKEVICLKYMKKESFFEFMKIMIDGFTARTVDREAGLKNIRKAGIKNT
- a CDS encoding ATP-binding protein, giving the protein MYNRIINYPKNSSFFIFGPRGTGKTTWVKNEFPGALYLDLLESEKYINLSANPQRIEQFIPKMFREWIIVDEIQRIPELLNEVHRLIENSGYKFILTGSSPRKLRKKGTNLLAGRAIKLNMHPLSAEELKEDFNIEKSLKYGNLPSVYKGGEPEKYLQSYVGTYLEEEIKQEGLTRNMRAFTRFLEAASFSQCSVLNMSEVARESSVERKVVENYFNIIEDLLISQRIPVFKKRAKRQVYNHPKFFLFDTGVYRAVRPSGPLDSPEEIEGSALETLLFQELTAVNENHGLGYDLYFWNTSNRHEVDFVLYGKRGIKAFEIKRTRRLTPDCIKNLKIFLKDYPGSKAYLIYGGTEYLREDKIEILPLEKTFRNLLSILES
- a CDS encoding AraC family transcriptional regulator: MNENQKKLIELFTGIMPDETVLATSIKGIQLFRIEHSFPRTPYAYNSEIIILGQGVKQVYLGNDVYTYDSSHYLVLPVPLPAECQGKTEPGKPILGLTIIIDPIEVGEILLDMEDIQKETRSLPKGIYSAPMSEALFDATIRLLQAIADPLDRKTLAPMIKREIIYRVLQGEKGEILQAIAHRNRRFFQIAKVLQKIHESYSNDFDIKKLAKELGMSSSTFHKSFKAVTDISPLQYIKNVRLHGARTLMIRDGLNANIAAMQVGYESSSQFNREYKRLFGVTPAKDATILRRQHMAN
- a CDS encoding aldo/keto reductase, with amino-acid sequence MEISKSTRNRMGMPVAGFGTYQLSVDGAEFCVKEALKAGFRHIDSAEGYNNEEGTGKGIKAAGVSRGDIFVTTKLFPGYKQWGAPEKTYKQTIETLKNQLKQLRLDYVDLYLIHAPLSELRLEQWNALAELKKSGLTRHIGVSNYNEERIKEILDAGLSKPEANQVEFHPLCARIDLTIYMKKNSIEPIAYSSLAPLSTWRAEEGQGGEVLAQIKEECQSVAKEIAAKLKVSEAKLLLRWGLQHGYCILTRSSKPERIRENLNLFDFQIPDSDMERLNGLDRNQAFAWAANGLDPMEAAPPLK
- a CDS encoding superoxide dismutase, with product MKVLAIARVDPQTTPEKIMPYLEAEVKHAWNLYKEGTLREMYNWQNRRLGVVFVLECISTEEARKILDELPFVREKLIDFEIIPLEPFSYFETLYRDYKKPQQL